A region from the Cherax quadricarinatus isolate ZL_2023a chromosome 55, ASM3850222v1, whole genome shotgun sequence genome encodes:
- the LOC138854349 gene encoding uncharacterized protein DDB_G0283697-like, with product MMAPPVINFTVFLVVLESTLFVESVAAHRDAFELRKDVKGLQAKMVSVGDPESELTNAALSKGTNEEDSLDRNGRKDNSNRNDGKDNSDQNGGKAGFMNDLKSGNRSKNRNKSHRKQNTNKGDVVKWEKLRNAVKKMDTHPDKNGNKHGLRSCVKNGKRHGRNKSGDKHGRVKNRDRESRVKNRGRRRGRVSNEMEIRLKKNAESGETNNKRSVKHEKEYFESFKEQSAAGRKLQSTAGRKLHSATRRKLQSTARRKLQSVARRKLQSIARRKQQSTLEKKLRIKTKGKNKNMKKRGREKGDKHKDIRNNNTKTHQLQKKRRLKQDIKTRNGKTKLKIKRVKEIKNKKRTKYEINRKKFIKNNNNKSVDNKRKADKAVRNKKTSIDVEKEETKHNAHHYPQHNEEKEDQHGSYNAHHYPQHNEEKEDQHGSYNAHHYPQHNEEKEDQHGSYNAHHYPQHNEEKEDQHGSYNAHHYPQHNEEKEDQHGSYKKRCRLTKKCKKVGGTCAHERKCKTKTVARKCKGRFCHCCLSACALTPRKKCNRYKGVCKERCNTKERQIAKGCKNKRCVCCTKACKEIQQCKAGEDGCVERKRVCMGWIDTDNCKGKKCNCCHPENPPSTTSPESNTSAATSAAATTTTATAATTTTVATSLNTTTSAPTTAATTTTTTTTTTTTTTTTTATAATTTNTTTSITTTATTTMPATTTSTTTTTTDYNNYSSDYNNYSRDYNNYSRDYNNYSRDYNKYSRDYNNYSRDNNNYARDYNKYSRDYNNYSRDNNNYARDYNKYSRDYNNYSRDNNNYARDYNKYSRDYNNYSRDYNNYSRDYNNYSSDYNNYSRDYNNYSRDYNKYSRDYNNYSRDNNNYARDYNKYSRDYNNYSRDYNNYSRDYNKYSRDYNNYSRDYNNYARDYNNSKSMPSGRVPLNYSPLLK from the exons ATGATGGCTCCGCCTGTGATTAATTTCACTGTGTTTTTGGTGGTGCTAGAGTCTACTCTTTTTGTG GAAAGCGTGGCTGCACATCGAGATGCCTTCGAACTGCGCAAGGACGTGAAAGGTCTGCAAGCCAAGATGGTCTCTGTTGGTGACCCTGAGAGTGAACTCACGAATGCTGCCTTGAGCAAGGGCACGAACGAAGAAGATTCCTTAGACAGGAATGGTAGAAAGGATAATTCCAACAGGAATGATGGGAAAGATAACTCCGACCAGAATGGTGGAAAAGCAGGGTTCATGAATGATCTTAAGAGTGGAAACCGAAGCAAGAATAGGAATAAAAGTCACCGGAAACAAAATACGAATAAAGGAGATGTTGTGAAGTGGGAAAAACTACGTAACGCCGTTAAGAAGATGGATACTCACCCTGATAAAAACGGGAACAAGCATGGCTTACGTAGCTGTGTGAAGAACGGAAAGAGGCACGGCCGTAACAAGAGCGGTGATAAACATGGTCGTGTGAAGAACAGGGACAGGGAAAGCCGTGTCAAAAACAGGGGCAGGAGACGCGGCCGTGTCAGTAACGAGATGGAAATTCGCCTCAAAAAGAATGCCGAATCAGGTGAGACCAACAACAAGAGAAGTGTCAAACACGAGAAGGAATACTTTGAATCATTCAAGGAGCAGTCAGCTGCAGGGAGGAAGCTGCAGTCAACTGCAGGAAGGAAGCTGCACTCAGCTACAAGGAGGAAGCTGCAGTCAACTGCAAGAAGGAAGCTGCAGTCAGTTGCAAGAAGAAAGCTGCAGTCAATTGCAAGAAGGAAACAACAGTCAACTCTAGAGAAGAAACTTCGAATCAAGACAAAAGGGAAAAACAAAAACAtgaagaaaagaggaagagaaaagggCGATAAACACAAAGACATAAGAAATAATAACACGaaaacccatcagttacagaAGAAGAGGAGACTTAAACAAGATATTAAAACGAGAAACGGCAAAACTAAGCTGAAAATTAAGAGagtaaaagaaataaaaaataaaaagaggACCAAATACGAGATAAACAGAAAAAAGTTtataaagaataataataataaatcagtaGACAACAAAAGGAAAGCTGATAAGGCAGTGAGAAATAAGAAAACATCGATTGACGTGGAAAAAGAAGAGACAAAACACAATGCTCACCATTATCCCCAACATAATGAGGAGAAAGAGGACCAACACGGTAGCTACAATGCTCACCATTATCCCCAACATAATGAGGAGAAAGAGGACCAGCACGGTAGCTACAATGCTCACCATTATCCCCAACATAATGAGGAGAAAGAGGACCAACACGGTAGCTACAATGCTCACCATTATCCCCAACATAATGAGGAGAAAGAGGACCAGCACGGTAGCTACAATGCTCACCATTATCCCCAACATAATGAGGAGAAAGAGGACCAACACGGTAGCTACAAGAAACGATGTAGATTAACTAAAAAGTGCAAGAAAGTTGGAGGGACTTGCGCGCATGAGAGAAAATGCAAGACCAAGACTGTGGCTCGCAAATGTAAGGGAAGATTTTGCCATTGTTGTCTCTCTG CGTGTGCCCTGACGCCTAGAAAGAAGTGCAACAGATATAAGGGTGTGTGCAAGGAGAGGTGCAACACGAAGGAGCGTCAGATCGCTAAAGGCTGTAAGAACAAAaggtgtgtctgctgcaccaagGCTTGCAAGGAAATACAACAATGTAAGGCTGGCGAAGATGGTTGTGTAGAGAGGAAGAGAGTCTGCATGGGATGGATCGACACGGATAACTGCAAGGGAAAGAAATGCAACTGCTGTCACCCGG agaatcCGCCGAGTACAACTTCCCCTGAGTCGAACACTTCTGCTGCTACCTCAGCTGCTGCTACGACTACAACAGCTACTGCTGCTACGACTACAACAGTTGCTACTTCGTTGAACACAACTACTTCTGCACctactacagctgctactactactactactactacgactaccacaacaactactacgactaccacagCTACTGCTGCGACTACCACAAATACTACTACCTCTATTACAACTACGGCCACCACAACTATGCCTGCCACAACTACTTCTACGACTACCACAACTAC agactacaacaactactccagtgactacaacaactactcCAGAGACTACAACAACTACTCCAGAGACTACAACAACTACTCCAGAGACTACAACAAGTACTCCAGAGACTACAACAACTACTCCAGAGACAACAACAACTACGCCAGAGACTACAACAAGTACTCCAGAGACTACAACAACTACTCCAGAGACAACAACAACTACGCCAGAGACTACAACAAGTACTCCAGAGACTACAACAACTACTCCAGAGACAACAACAACTACGCCAGAGACTACAACAAGTACTCCAGAGACTACAACAACTACTCCAGAGACTACAACAACTACTCCAGAGACTACAACAACTACTCCAGCGACTACAACAACTACTCCAGAGACTACAACAACTACTCCAGAGACTACAACAAGTACTCCAGAGACTACAACAACTACTCCAGAGACAACAACAACTACGCCAGAGACTACAACAAGTACTCCAGAGACTACAACAACTACTCCAGAGACTACAACAACTACTCTAGAGACTACAACAAGTACTCCAGAGACTACAACAACTACTCCAGAGACTACAACAACTACGCCAGAGACTACAACAACAGCAAATCAATGCCCTCTGGGAGAGTGCCGTTAAATTATTCACCCTTATTGAAATGA